The following coding sequences lie in one Halodesulfovibrio sp. MK-HDV genomic window:
- a CDS encoding FxsA family protein: protein MFGRLFLLFTLIPILELYTLVSVGSVIGGLPTIGIVILTGVAGAWLARMEGFNTMQKVRQSLNEGAMPADEMVEGLLILIAGLLLLTPGFVTDFAGLAMLLPLTRKPFARWLRKQFNAAAVRGESQNHAGFTYYTWHSSGGQQKDEQTIYSEIQNDAQQQTQTPRQAIVIDCEPVDEEKK, encoded by the coding sequence ATGTTTGGAAGATTATTTTTACTATTTACTCTCATTCCGATTCTGGAATTGTATACGCTTGTTTCTGTGGGCTCCGTAATTGGAGGCCTACCGACAATCGGAATTGTGATTCTTACTGGTGTTGCCGGTGCGTGGCTTGCCCGCATGGAAGGTTTTAATACCATGCAGAAAGTGCGGCAGTCTTTAAATGAAGGCGCCATGCCAGCAGATGAAATGGTAGAAGGTTTGTTAATCCTTATTGCAGGCTTGCTGTTGCTTACCCCGGGCTTTGTTACAGACTTTGCCGGACTCGCAATGCTTCTTCCGTTAACCCGCAAGCCTTTTGCTCGCTGGTTACGTAAGCAGTTTAACGCAGCAGCGGTGCGTGGTGAATCACAAAATCACGCAGGATTTACGTATTACACATGGCACTCTTCAGGGGGCCAGCAGAAAGACGAACAGACCATTTACAGCGAAATTCAGAATGATGCACAACAGCAGACTCAGACTCCACGGCAAGCAATAGTGATCGATTGTGAGCCAGTTGACGAAGAAAAGAAGTAG